The Anastrepha ludens isolate Willacy chromosome 2, idAnaLude1.1, whole genome shotgun sequence genome contains a region encoding:
- the LOC128857095 gene encoding uncharacterized protein LOC128857095 — translation MNSKNIDNSEEVNSVNSGSSSSTSKIKSATSSKVRHSQKLSWIPSTEKETYRTVVVNYRYAKMDKSYPRCTSSFSKRKHWDRMIAAMAATQNSDAEEDDDDDAPNLRRLYDCSKEDLDMYETPDTPMPSCENITASCAAPTNEAIKLEVYCLPVEQEAAVEEPQLNTIEESEIESVTLRDEDYNDDEDKSQECSNEPIYKATDNSMETASCPTCTDFVLLGDNGIDELQDFNADFCCAMTKDKGDGTDGTCIIKNITKATQNPERHNERLQTTRLSRKRVRNMPSPKIYENSLQLTVAEIPKDSGNSKCAPPQGGFRQRQQELHRYRIAVEQKRLELLEVKLQREREEMLREEILFEKEFELKATQLKQLIDDKTVDIL, via the exons ATGAACTCGAAAAATATTGATAACAGTG AGGAAGTAAACAGCGTGAACAGCGGGTCCTCATCATCCACAAGTAAAATAAAGTCCGCCACCAGCAGCAAAGTGCGACACTCCCAAAAGCTCAGTTGGATACCTTCAACTGAGAAGGAAACGTACCGCACAGTTGTGGTCAACTATCGCTACGCCAAAATGGACAAGAGCTATCCTCGATGCACGAGCTCTTTTTCGAAGAGGAAACACTGGGATCGCATGATTGCTGCCATGGCCGCTACACAAAATAGCGATGCGGAGGAGGACGATGACGATGATGCACCTAATTTACGTCGACTTTACGATTGTTCCAAAGAAGATTTGGACATGTACGAAACACCGGATACTCCAATGCCTTCTTGCGAGAATATAACCGCGTCATGCGCGGCGCCCACAAATGAAGCCATCAAGTTGGAGGTGTATTGTTTGCCAGTAGAGCAAGAAGCTGCAGTAGAAGAACCGCAACTGAATACAATTGAGGAAAGTGAAATCGAATCGGTGACTCTACGTGATGAGGATTATAATGATGATGAGGATAAATCACAAGAGTGCTCCAATGAACCGATCTACAAAGCAACCGATAACTCAATGGAAACTGCATCTTGTCCGACATGTACCGATTTTGTACTCCTGGGAGATAATGGCATTGATGAATTGCAAGACTTCAATGCCGACTTTTGTTGTGCTATGACGAAGGACAAAGGGGATGGCACTGACGGAACGTGCATCATCAAGAACATCACAAAAGCGACCCAGAACCCCGAACGTCATAATGAACGTTTGCAAACGACACGACTATCGAGAAAGCGCGTAAGGAATATGCCCAGTCCTAAAATTTATGAGAATAGTTTGCAGTTAACGGTCGCAGAAATACCCAAAGATTCGGGTAATTCGAAGTGCGCACCTCCTCAGGGCGGATTTCGTCAGCGTCAACAGGAACTGCATCGATATCGTATTGCTGTGGAGCAAAAACGTTTGGAATTACTCGAGGTGAAGCTGCAGCGCGAACGCGAAGAAATGCTGCGTGAAGAAATACTCTTCGAAAAGGAGTTCGAACTTAAGGCAACACAACTGAAACAACTCATCGATGATAAAACCGTTGACATATTGTGA